The nucleotide sequence TCCCGTTCTTCTGCGAGGTGATGAACCAGATCGCCGCGAACCACGTCGACAGCGGCGTCCGGAGCCGGTGGAAGATCGTGCCGGCGGTCACCGACGTCTGCCGGCCACACCTGGTGCACATCCATTTCGCCTTCGCCGTACGCCAACCGCCGGGCGCCCCGCACACCGGACACACAAACCCCTGGGGCCACCGCAGACGCTCCAGATACGCCAGACACGACGAGTCATCCGGGAACCACTCCAGCAACTCCTGAAAGGTCCGGGGGTAATCGACACCACCGACCGGGTAGGCACACACTGGCTCTGACATGGCCAAATACAACTTGACTCAAGCAGCTACCCAGTATCGTCGTTCGAACTCAGGACGTCCGAGGTCAGGACGTCCGAGCTCAGTGGTCTGAGGTCAGTCCTGTGACCTCGGGTCGTCTGGCGTTCAGGTCGTCGGAACCCCGACCCGTTCTCGGACGATCTGCGCCAGGTGCTCCACACCGGAGCGGGGGCTGGAGAGCACCTGGAGGCCCGTTTCCGATTCGAGCCGGGAAACCAGTCGATTCATGGAAGCCTGGGCCAGCACGATGATGTCGACCTCCTTGGCCAGCTCGATGGCCTGATCGGCGATCATCTGGTCGTGGGCCGGCCGGTCGCCGCCCATCAGGACGTCGAAGGCACCCGGGCACAGTCTGCGGACGATGTGCGGTGAGCGGCCGGTCTCGTGTGCCACCGAGGCGATGAGATCGCTGGTCGGGCCCAACGTGGTGGGCACGGTGGCCAACACTCCGATGCGATCGAACCCGGCGGCCGTGGTGGCCATCGCCTGGTCGATCTTCACCACCGGCACGCCGACGGCCCGCTGTGCGGCATCCAGCGTCGGTCCGAGAGAGGAGCACGCGGAGAAGATGACGTCCGCCCCGGCCGCTTCGGCCGCCCGGGCCAGGAGGACCATTCGTTGCTCGCTCTGATCCGAGATGCCCTGCTCCCGCACGACCGTCGCCAGCACATCCGAGTCCACGAAGTGGAGGATCTCGGCGTCCGGGATCAGCTCCGAGATCAGGTCGGTGATCACCGGCTCCACGGTCACGAACACGAAGCTCGTGTGGAGCACTGCCACTTTCGCCATGCCACTCCTTTGATCGTCTTTGACCGACACATCAGATGAGTTCTGCTGATGTCGTACGACTATGAACAACACGAGGCGTGTTGTCAAGATGTTTCCGAAATTCTCGGTGAGGCGATCGGCTGGTCTTCTGCCGCGGCCTATCGGATAGCTCACTTACCCTG is from Nakamurella sp. PAMC28650 and encodes:
- a CDS encoding aspartate/glutamate racemase family protein, with the protein product MAKVAVLHTSFVFVTVEPVITDLISELIPDAEILHFVDSDVLATVVREQGISDQSEQRMVLLARAAEAAGADVIFSACSSLGPTLDAAQRAVGVPVVKIDQAMATTAAGFDRIGVLATVPTTLGPTSDLIASVAHETGRSPHIVRRLCPGAFDVLMGGDRPAHDQMIADQAIELAKEVDIIVLAQASMNRLVSRLESETGLQVLSSPRSGVEHLAQIVRERVGVPTT